One segment of Scomber scombrus chromosome 3, fScoSco1.1, whole genome shotgun sequence DNA contains the following:
- the LOC133977453 gene encoding transketolase-like — protein sequence MEDYHKPDQQTVQALRNIANRLRINSIKATTAAGSGHPTSCCSVAEIMSVLFFHTMKYRPEDPRNFNSDRFIMSKGHAAPALYSMWVETGFLKESEMLSMCQVDSTVEGHQTTRQQFVDVTTGSLGQGLGVACGMAYTAKYFDKSSYRVYCLLGDGEMSEGAVWEAMSFASYYQLDNLVAIMDINRLGQCDPAPLQHHVEKYQKRCEAFGWHAIIVDGHSVEELCKALSQPRHQPTAIIAKTIKGKGIPAAEDKLGWHAKTLPKDMSEMVMKELQSRIMNSSKHLYPPAPVEDSPPVSLRNIRMPSAPSYKAGEKIATRKAYGMALAKLGRYNERVVALDGDTNNLTYSEIFKNEHPNRFVECYIAQQNMVGVAMGCAARDRNVAFASTLASFFTRAYDQLRMAAISESNINLCGSHCGLSTGEEGPSMMGLEDMAMFRALPTATIFYPSDGVSTEKAVELAATTKGVCYIRTSRQDSAIIYNSNEDFHVGQAKVVYQSKEDQVTVVAAGVTLHEALAAAEHLKKERISIRVIDPFTIKPLDVKTIMDHTRATRGRILTVEDHYYEGGLGEAVCSAMVNESGFNLHRLAVSHVPRSAKPHELLKIYGIDRDAIAQAVRKMLSSSTNAK from the exons ACACCCCACATCATGCTGCAGTGTGGCGGAAATTATGTCTGTGCTTTTCTTCCACACCATGAAGTACCGCCCTGAAGACCCGAGGAACTTTAACAGTGATCGCTTCATCATGTCCAAG GGTCATGCCGCTCCAGCCCTGTACTCCATGTGGGTTGAAACAGGCTTCCTGAAGGAGAGCGAGATGTTGAGCATGTGCCAGGTTGACTCCACCGTGGAGGGCCACCAAACCACT AGGCAGCAATTTGTTGATGTAACCACTGGCTCCTTGGGACAGGGTCTTGGTGTGGCCTGTGGAATGGCTTACACTGCGAAATACTTTGACAAATCCAG CTATCGTGTGTACTGCCTCCTGGGGGATGGTGAGATGTCAGAGGGTGCTGTCTGGGAGGCCATGTCATTCGCCTCCTACTACCAGCTTGACAACCTTGTGGCCATCATGGATATCAACCGTCTGGGTCAATGTGACCCTGCACCCCTGCAGCATCATGTAGAGAAATATCAGAAGCGCTGTGAAGCTTTTGG TTGGCATGCCATCATTGTGGATGGACACAGTGTGGAAGAGCTTTGCAAGGCTCTGAGCCAGCCGCGCCATCAGCCTACTGCCATCATTGCAAAAACCATCAAGGGCAAAGGCATTCCAG CTGCAGAAGATAAGCTGGGTTGGCATGCCAAAACTCTGCCCAAAGACATGTCCGAGATGGTTAtgaaggagctgcagagtcgaATCATGAACAGCAGCAAGCACCTATACCCTCCTGCCCCTGTAGAGGACTCACCTCCGGTTAGCCTGAGGAACATCAGGATGCCCAGCGCACCCAGCTACAAGGCTGGAGAGAAG ATTGCCACGCGTAAGGCATACGGGATGGCGCTGGCCAAGTTGGGACGCTACAATGAACGTGTTGTGGCCCTTGATGGAGACACAAACAACCTCACCTACTCAGAGATCTTCAAGAATGAGCATCCCAACCGCTTTGTGGAGTGCTACATTGCTCAGCAGAACATG GTGGGTGTTGCAATGGGATGTGCTGCCCGTGACAGGAATGTCGCGTTTGCCAGTACTCTTGCTTCCTTTTTCACCCGCGCTTACGACCAGCTTCGCATGGCAGCCATCTCAGAAAGCAACATCAACCTTTGTGGCTCCCATTGCGGCCTGTCCACTG GAGAGGAAGGCCCCTCCATGATGGGTCTAGAGGACATGGCTATGTTCAGGGCCCTTCCCACAGCAACTATTTTCTATCCCAGTGATGGTGTGTCTACAGAGAAGGCTGTGGAGCTGGCTGCAACTACAAAG GGTGTTTGCTACATCCGCACCAGCCGCCAAGACAGTGCCATCATCTATAACAGCAATGAAGACTTCCATGTTGGACAAGCTAAA GTGGTGTATCAGAGCAAGGAGGACCAGGTTACCGTGGTGGCCGCTGGAGTGACTTTGCATGAGGCTCTGGCTGCAGCTGAACATTTAAAGAAAG AGAGGATCTCTATCAGGGTCATTGACCCGTTCACAATCAAACCCCTTGATGTCAAAACCATCATGGACCACACACGTGCCACCAGGGGAAGAATCCTCACTGTGGAAGACCATTACTATGAGG GTGGCCTCGGGGAGGCAGTGTGCTCAGCAATGGTCAATGAGTCTGGCTTCAATCTGCATCGTCTGGCAGTGTCCCATGTCCCCCGAAGTGCCAAACCGCATGAGCTCCTCAAGATCTATGGCATCGATCGTGATGCCATCGCCCAAGCCGTCCGCAAGATGCTTAGCAGCTCTACCAATGCCAAGTAA